From the Fusobacterium ulcerans ATCC 49185 genome, the window AGGCTTTTTCTGCATTCAGTCTAGCTTCTGAGATACTATCCCCACATCCCCAGCCTACTGTTATCATACCTATTGTTGAAAAAATTTTTCCAGATAGATTTTCTGTAAAATCAGTGAAATCTTTTTTAATCATTATTATCTCGATTTCATTTCCTAGTTCATAAATTATTGAATTTTTAACATATTTTTCTAATATAGATTTATAATTTTTGTTGGTATCAAAATGTTTTAATTTTCCAACCACTATTTTTTTATCATCTAACCCTGCTATTTTTATTTCAGATATCATATGTTCTATGGTATCTTTTATATTATCTTCAGAAGGAAAAAGAAATATAAATGGAATTTTTTCCTTTTCAAGTTTTTCTGTTAGATTACTTAGTCTGGTAATAGAAAGCTGTATTTTCTTTTCTTTATGGAGAATAAAATGATTATGGAGTATTCTTTCATAAAGAATAGGATCTTCAATATTGAATTCAGTAGTAAAAGGCTCATCCCCATCAAATATATTTTTAAAATAAAAATCTTTGTTGCTTTTATCTATAAAATCAATATATACTTTTGAAAAATCTATATCATGTTTATTTTTCAGAATTTTAAAAAGTATTTGATAAAGCTCCTCTCTTTTTATTTCTAGAGAATATATAGGTTTAATAATTTTTTTTAATTTTCCCTCAAGAAATGTCTTTCCCAATTCACCACTTGTAAGGAAAACATCAAATTTGTGGAAATTTTTTTTATAGATATCCACAGTTTCTTCTAATTTTTCATAGATAAAGTATTCTACACAATATTTATCTGATTTATTTATTCCTTTCTTTATAAAAGGAAGAGAATTTTCAGGAGAAATTACTCCAATTTTTATCATGCGGTCTTTCCTTTTTTGTCCAGTCCAACTATGATTCCAAAGAATATTATTATTAGTCCAAGATTCAATAATACAGGAATCAGAGGACCATAAGCCAGACTGAGAGTGATACATGTTACCATAAGGATTGGTCCCATTAATGCTGTAAGAGAGAATCCAAGTGAATAATCTCCTAGTACAGGTGTAGAAAATTCTGGATCACATATCCTTAATAACAAAAGACCAGTAAGAAATACTCCAAGACAAGTTCCAAGCATTGCAACTGCTCTTTCAAAAGCATAGTTTCCTTTATAATATTTATATGAGAAGTATTTTATACACCACCATGTAGCTATGAATCCAAGTATCATCATTGCCATTATTGGAATAAAGTATGAAAATACTGCTCTTAAAGGAAGAGTAGCCACAGCACTTACAACTGCAAATTCAGTAAGCATACTTGTTATTTTACTTTTAACTTTAGTATCAACACACCATTCTAAGCCCCATTTTTTAATTACCTTCCATACAAGTATCATTATTACCATTGCAAATGCCCAAACAGAAAATGATGAAAGTACAGGAATTTTATATTTTTTTACAAGTGTAAGAATTATATATGAAACCCCACATACTGAAAATATTATTGCCACATGAAAAGCAAGAACATCAATTGATGAAGAAAGCATAGTTTCTCTTCCAATACTTGCTTGTTTGCTGATATCTGTATAGTAACCTCTTTTTAATTCCATAGGTATATCAGAAGGCTTTCTTAAAAGAGAAGTTTCTCCTTTACGGCATGCTCTATTGATTAGAAATATTCCAAATAATATTCCTCCAATAAGGCCAAAAGTAGCAGTAGTAGTAGCAATCCCTTGTGCTAAAGCCCAGTATTCCATATTCATTTCTTGGAGAGTTCTTCCTATCATACCAGCTGTTCCATGTCCTCCAGAGAATCCAGCATTCAATTCAACTCCAAAAGAACCATACAAATCAATATTGAAAAATCTTGTACACACAAAATTTACAAAATATCCTACTATCTCTTGCAAAAACGTTACAATAAAAAGTATTCCTCCCATTATCCCTACATCTCTTACCACGCCTTTTCCATTGCTACCTTTGAATTCCAGCCCTAAAGGAACTGCAGCAACTACTGGAACTATTAACAATCCAGGAAGAAGAGCCATCTCTTTTAACCAGGCAGCAGGAAGAGAGAAAGAAAATACTCTTCCTAAAACTTCTGGACCAAATATCAATCCAATAAATCCTCCTATAACAGAAGCAGGAATAAAGAGATTTTGGAATATTTTTACTTTAGATTTAATAAAAACTCCTAGGATAAGAAGAAAACTTAAATAACATAATACATAAAATATTTGCTGCATTATAACCCCCCTTTTTAAATTTTATAGTTCTATTGGCACTTTATCATACTTTAAAGGTGAAACATATTCCTCGTAATTTTCATCAAATTCTTTTTTAATTTTTTCATAAAGATCAGGATTTTCAAAAATATCAATAGCAGTTTGACCTAGTACCTGCCCTGCATATTTCATTCCTTTCATAGCAATACTATTTTTTCCTTGAGCTACCATCTGCCAAGAATGAGAAGGAGTCCCAAGGGCATAACATGCTGTGAATATCTGCCCTGTAGGCATTTTTTTACTTACATCTCCTACATCAGTAGAACCTGATAAAAGATAATTGAAGTTTTCATCATAAGGAATATTTCCTTTAAAAATGTATTCATTTAACATCATATCTTTAATATTTTTCCACTCTTTTCCACTAGCTTTTTCTATCCATCCAAATTCAGAAGTTATTTCTTTTTCAGAAAGGGTATCTTTAAATTTTTTAGCATAAGCAAGTTCTTCTTCAGTGTATTCTATATTTTCAAATTTTTTCAAATTTTTGAACATTATTTTTTCTATCTCTTTATTTCCTTTGTATTCATTAGTTCCTCTGTCAAAAACCATTTTTACTTTAGTTTCTGTCATTAAGGCAGCTCCTCTTGCAATGTTACATATTCTTTGAAATATATCTTCCACTTGATTTAATTTTGGAGCTCTTATAAGATATAATACTTCAGCATCAGGCTGTACAACATTTGGAGATATTCCACCAGTATTAGTCACAGCATAGTGGAATCTTGCTTCTTGTATTACATGTTCTCTTAAATAGTTAGCTCCTACATTCATCAACTCTACAGCATCAAGAGCACTTCTTCCAAGCTGAGGACTTGCTGCAGCATGAGAACCTCTTCCTTCAAATCTGAAATAAACCTGATAATTTGCCAATGTAGCTAGAGAAAAAACTCCATTATATGGAAATGGATGCCATGTAAGAGCTAAGTCTACACCTTCAAAAGCTCCATTCTTCATCATCCATGTTTTTCCTGAACCTCCCTCTTCAGCAGGACAACCATAAAATACAATAGTTCCATTTAAATTATTTTCTTTTAAATAATTTTTTACTATTTCTGCTCCATAAAGGGCACCAGCACCTAATAAATGATGTCCACATCCATGACCATTCATTTCCTGCTTCCCTTTTTCTTTGTGAGTAGAATCTTCAGCTTGTGAGAGTCCTTGAAGAGCATCATATTCCCCAAGAATTGCTATCACAGGATGTCCATTGCCATAAGTAGCTTTAAAAGCAGTTTCTAATCCTCCTACACCCATTTCAACTTGAAATCCTGCTTCTCTGGCATATTGAGCTAATTCTTCTGCTGATTTATATTCCTTAAATCTTATTTCAGCATATTCCCAGATATTTTTTGCAACATCTTCAATAGTTTTTTTACTCATTTTTACCCCCTATATTTTGGACATTATTTTGGTCAAAATAACACTTTGTTTATTTCAAAAGAAGTATACTATATTTTTTTCTAATGTCAATTATATTATTTTAATTAAAATAATATAATTAATATATTTTTGTTCATATAATTATATTTTTTTAATATATATTTCTTTGTTATTAATATCTTTTTTGAGTTAATCTAAAAATATGATATAATATAAAACAAAGTAAAATTCAGGGGGCATAAAGTAAATGAGCACCAGAAGAGAATACTATGAAAAAGAGAAAAGTAAACTTAAAGAACTTATGATAACACTTCACTCTATTATAATTAAATCTCCTTATGCAGTTTCAGTAAAAGGAGCAGAGATAAATGTGAGTATAGCTTATGGAGTTTGTTTAAAATTTATAAAAAATATATTAAAAGAAAATGATGAAGTAGATTATATCAAAGTAGTAGATATAATAGATTTTGTCAAAAGAACAGCACTTTATCCAATGGTAGATAAAAGCAGTATAGATGAGAAAAAATTTGATATAGTGATAAAAGATATTGAAACTATTTTAAAAAATTGCAAATATATATCTGAATTTAGCCAAAAACAAATTAGGAGGGAAAAATGATTAATTCAGAAAATGAAAGATTTTTTTCTGAGTCATTTCCATTTTGGAAGGAGCTTTCTTCTTCTGAAAAAAAACTTGTAAAGAACAATACAGAATTAAAATTATATAAGGCTGGAAGTACTATTCATGATTCTACAGAATGTACAGGAGTTCTTTTAATAAAGACAGGTGAATTAAGAGTATATATTCTCTCTCCAGAAGGAAGAGAAGTTACCTTGTATAGATTGGGAGCAGGGGAAACATGTCTTTTAACTGCATCATGTATTTTAAAAAATATTACATTTAGTGTTATGGTGGATGCTGAGGTAGACAGTGAAGTATTTCTTATAAGTTCTTCTGCATTTAAAGAACTGAAAAATAATAATATACAAGTAGAAAGCTTCAGCAATGATATAATAAATTGTCATTTCTCTGAAACTATGTGGGCAATGGAGCAGATACTTTTTATGAGTTTTGATAAAAGACTGGCTCTTTTTCTTTTAGAGCAGAGTAAGGAAAAAGGAAGCGAAATTCTTAATTTTACTCATGAATATATTGCTAAAAATCTTGGAAGTGCAAGAGAGGTTGTTTCTCGTATGCTGAAATATTTTCAGACAGAAGGAATAGTATCTTTGTCCAGAGGAAGTATTATTATAAAAGACAAAAGTAAATTAGAAAAGCTAAAATAAAAAAAGGAGGCATTGTACCTCCTTTTTGATTATATTATTTTTTTCCTAATTCAATAACTTTATCTTTTGATACAAGTCCTACAGACTTTTCAACTGGCTGTCCATTTTTGAAAAGTAATAATGTAGGGATACTCATTACTCTAAATTGAGCAGCTAATTCTTCTTGTTCATCTATATTTATTTTAGCTATTTTTACTCCTGGAGCTAATTCACTTTCTACTTCTTCAAGGATAGGTCCCAAAGCTTTACAAGGTCCACACCAAGCTGCCCAGAAATCAACTAATACAGGCACTTCTGATTTTAAAACCTCTTTTTCAAAATTTTCTTTTGTTATATGTAAAATTGCCATACCATTTCCTCCTTTAATATATTTTTTCTTATTTATGTTTTAATTATACACCATATTTTAAAATTTGTCTGTGACTAAATCACATTAAATTAAAATTATATTTGAAATTTTTACATGAATAGGATATAAATTAATAATCAGAACTTTTTAAGGAGGAAATTATGAAAATCGTTATTTTAGATGGGTACACAGAAAATCCTGGTGATCTTTCTTGGGATATGTTCAAAGAGCTGGGGGATGTAACAATATATGACAGAACTCCACAGGAGGAAGTACTGAAAAGGATAGGAGATGCCGAAATTGTAATTACTAATAAAGTTCCTTTTGACAGAGAAAGAATGCTGCAGCTTCCTAATTTAAAGCATATAGCTGTAACAGCAGCAGGATATAATATTATAGATATAGAAGCAGCAAAAGAATTAGGAATAATAGTAACAAATACCCCTAATTATGGATCAAGTGGAGTGGCACAAATGACATTTGCTCATATACTGGAGATAACTAATAATGTTGCTCTTCATAGTGAGTCAGTAAAAAGAGGAGAATGGGCAAATAATATAGAATGGTGCTACTGGTATAAACCAATTATTGGATTAAATGGAAAAAGAATAGGAATAATAGGTTATGGGAATATTGGTAAAGAGGTAGGAAATATAGCAAAAGCTTTTGGAATGGATGTAGCTGTTTATGATAAAAATACTCATCCAGATGTAATTAATTTATCTCTTGATGAAATTTTTAAAACATCAGATATAATTACTCTTCATTGTCCTCTTCTGCCAGAAACTAAAAATCTTATCTGCAGAGAAAATATAGAGAAGATGAAGGATGGGGTAATAATAATTAATACATCAAGAGGACCATTAGTAAATGGAGAAGACCTTGCAGAAGCTGTCAAAAAAGGAAAAGTATATGCAGCTGGAGTAGATGTCCTGAGCAATGAGCCTCCTGCTTTAAATGATCCAATGGCAAACTGTGAAGGGATAAATGTAACACCTCATATAGCATGGGCAGCTATAGAATCAAGACAAAATATAATGGATATCTGCTTTGATAATTTAAAATCATATTTAGAAGGAAATTCCAAAAATGTTGTAAATAAGTAATATAAAAAGAGGATAAGTGAAAAGTTAATCTAACCTTCACTATCCTCTTTTGCATTAATTTAATTTTTTTTACTGTAATCTCTCAATCTTTTATACAGCATAGTTGCTGCTCCCTCTACCAGTCTTTCTTTTATAAAGTCATCTGATACATCTTTGAAATAATTAGTAGCTATCAATGTAGAAAAACCATGAGCATACATCCAGCAGTCTAGGAAAAGTTTTGTCTTAAACTCTTCATCCAGTTTATCAAATCTGCTGTCTTTAGACATTTCAACTTTTATCAGATCTCTAAATTCTCTCACAAGTCCACTGTATGAACTGTCTTTTAGGAAAATCGTATGGAAAAGCTGTTTTTCCTCTCTTGCAAACATACATACACCTATTCCTATATTGAGAAATATATATTCTGTATTAGGCTTTTTTACATATTCCATGAATACATCTTTAGCTTTATTTATCAGATCTTTTTTTAAGATATCCAATGAAGTATAAAAACTGTATATTGGAGCTGGAGAGGAATTCAGAGATTTTGCCAGATTTCTAGCAGTTATAGCTTCCAATCCATTCTGCTTGAACACCTCAAAGGCTTTCTTAAATATTTGTTCTTTTGTAAATATGGCTTTTTTAGGCACTGTATTCCTCCTCCATTTTTAATTAAAATTTCTTAGTAAATCCTAGTCCAACAGCACTTATGCTCTTATCATATTTTTGTTCAACAACTTGTGTTTTACCAGGGTATTTTTCTACATAGTTACCAGTTTTTCCATCATAGAAGAAGTGAGAAACTGTAGCCACCCATTCCATGGTATCATTTGGTTTATACTTTAATCCTGTACCTACCATGATAGAGTTTAAAGCATATTCTATATCATCATATGAATTTTTTTTAGCTCCAGTATCGGCATAGTTGACACTTCCTATCCAAGTCCATTTATCAGTCAGCTTATATTCTGTTCCAACTGCAATTTCCCAACCATTATCATATTCAGGGTCAAAGTGTTTAGAACCAAGAGTAGCTAGAACAGTACTTCCTTTAGTTTTATCCATTTTAGCATCTTTATTAAAATAGTAGTTTCCACTTAGAGCCATAGTCCATCTGTCAGTTACTTTATATGAAGCACCAGCTGCTAAAATAGCGGGTAAATCTCTTCTATATTTTGCTCCATCAGCATATTCAGGATAAAAATCAGAAAAACCAAGATTTCCTAAATTAGGAAATGAGGGATTAAGAGTAGAAAAATTTAGGTCAGCTTTATTTTCTGTGCCAGAAGCTTTAAAATTCATTTTTATTCTTGTATCATATCTTAAAGCTAGATTTAATCTGTCAGAAGCTTTATAGTTGAATCCAATCTGTCCCCCAAATCCCCAGGCAGTTCTTTCAGAATCAATATCAGCATGAAGAAGTCCATTGTTAAAATTAGTATTACCATGAGATACATTTAAATCTCCTTTAAGATTTCTCATTCCTAATACAGCTCTTGCAGCTATAGACATAGATAGTTTATCATTTATCATCCAAGCTCTACCTAAAGTATTTTGTACATACATATTTGTTCCTTCAGCTGAAGATCCTATATCTTTAGTATTTGGCAATAAACTATTCAGAGGAGAAGTACTTCCAATAATATCTGGAACTACAGCAATTCCTGCAACTCCATCTTTATACTCAAGATCTCCACCTCCACCTATTGCACCAAATGTCCAGAATATAGCTCTCTCATCTCTTACACTATATAATGCAAAGTTTGGAATAGGTTGGAATAAATCGGCTTCATAAGTTTTTCCTTTATATTTCATTTCTTCAGTACCAAATGCAATCTGCATTCCAGCATGAAAATATGCTCCTCTTTCTAATTGCATAAGACCAGCAGGGTTATAGTAAACTGAAACATTGTTAATCATACCGTTTTGTGCTTGGTTACCTAAATATTCAGGGGTATAAGTCTGAATATGGTCAATTGATGCAGCGTAAGCTCCTGTCCCCAATACAGCAGTTAGTGCAAGTATAACTAATTTTTTTCTCATTTTTCCTCCCACGAATTTATTATATAACATATGTAATATAACACTAGTTAGTTAAAATAAAATGAATAAAGCATTAAAAATTTTTAATGCTTTATTCATCATTACTCTTTATTATTCCTTTTCTGTAGGCATTCAGTAGCTTTTTCAAATCATTAATCTGATTTTGCAGCTCCTTACCTATATCTGTATCTTTAACTCTTATTCTATTCTGACTAGTGTTAACTATACGGCTGGAAGAGATTATATCTTTTCCTTCCTTTATAGCTTTTTCTGTTGATTCAAAAGGTGCATGAGAAACTAATTTCAATCCATATGAATTGTATATTAGAGTATATCCTGCAATACCTGTTTCAGGCTGATAAGCTCTTGAAAAACCGCCATCTATAATATACAGTTTTCCATTTGCTTTTATAGGAGATTCACCTTTTTTTACTTTTACAGGGACATGCCCATTTACTATATGAGAAATTTTAGGATTCAAATCGAATTCTTCCAGTAACATATTACAAGTTGCTTCCTCATTATAGAAAGTATAGTAGTTATTTTTCTTTTCAGTATGAGTAGCCTTATCCTCTATAAAATATCTTTCAAAAGTTTTCATAGAATCTTTACCAAACATAGGTGAATTTTTACCACACCACATATACCATACATAATCACAATTTAATTTTTCTTTGGCACTATTGGCTCTGTTAAAATATGCTTCTCTACATATTTTTTCAGCAAGATCTAAATACTTTCTTCCTTTAACTTTTTGACCTCTCACATTGACTGTTTCTAATTTGCCATCTTCAGTTAATGGAATACATCCATGATAAAGAAGGTTGGAATTACATCTTAGATAGATACTTCCCTTAGCAAAAAGAAATCTGATATGCCTTTGTAACTTTTCACTTCTCAAGAAAGCAAGTCTAAGGTTTTCCATAATTTCACTTTCTTCTGGAGTTAATTTTAAAGGGTTGTTAATATCAACAGTTGGAAAATTTTTATCTCTTAACTCATATTCTGTTCCACCAATTACTACAGTACCTTTTTGAAAATCAGTTTTCCTAAACATATTTCTATGACTCATTTCAAATTCTGGATTTCTCTCTATTACATTTCCCTCTATTTTCATCTGTATAACAGTAATAGCTTTATGTATTTGAGCTTTTAAAGGAGTAGTTTTATTCGTTTTGATTTTAAAATATTCACAAGGATCATTTGCATATTTTTCCATGGCAAAAGCTGCAAGAGGAAGAAGATTTATTCCATATCCATCTTCTAAAATGTCATTATTTCCATATCTTGCACATATCCTTATGACATTGGCGATACAGGCCTTGCTCCCAAGACCTGCACCCATCCAAAGAATGTCATGGTTTCCCCATTGAATATCCACATTATGATAATCTATAAGAGTATCCATTATGAGATGAGGACTAGGTCCTCTATCGTATATATCTCCAACTATATGGAGCCTATCTATTATAAGTCTTTGAATTAGATTGGAAACAGCTATTACGAAATCCTTAGCTCTTCCTATTGAAATGATAGTATCAATAATATTTGCTATATATTCTCTTTTATTTTTGAGTTCCTTTCTTTCATATATTATTTCCTGAATGATATATGAGAAATCTTTAGGCATAGCTTTTCTTACTTTAGAACTTGTATATTTTGAAGATACAACACTGCATACTTCAATTAAACGGTATATGATAGTCTTATACCATTTATCCATATTTTTAAGCTCTTTTGCAAGAAATTCTATCTTCTCTTTAGGATAATATATGACAGTAGCCAATTCTTTTTTTTCAAAGATGTTCAGGTCGTCCCCGAACACCTCATCTATTTTTTGTCTTACTGCACCAGATCCGTTTTTCAACACATGATTAAAAGCTTCATACTCTCCATGGATATCTGTAAGAAAATGCTCTGTTCCTTTAGGCAGATTCATTATTGCCTGGAGGTTGATTATTTCAGTAGCAGTTTCTCCAATATTTTTAAATTTAGTAGAAAGAAGAGTCAAATATTTTTTTTCTTGTTCTGCTATTTCTTTTTCTAATCCACTCATATGTTATCCCCTTTACTGAATAAATTTTCTATTTTTTGCTTTTGATATAGCTTTGAGCAGCAGCCACAATAGCTACAAGTACTCTAAATGGAGAACAGCTTACATAGTCAAGTCCAGTTTCTTCAAAGAAGTTAATACTCTTAGGATCTCCACCATGTTCTCCACATATACCAATTTCAAGCTCAGGATTAGCTTTTTTACCTAATTCAACACCAAGTTTAACAAGTTTTCCAACTCCTCTTACATCAATAGATGCAAATGGTTCAAGTTTGAAAATTCCATGCTCATGATATTCATCCATGAATTTAACAGAGTCATCTCTAGAAAGACCCATTGTAGTTTGAGTAAGGTCATTAGTTCCAAATGAGAAGAATTCAGCTTCACCAGCTATTTCATCTGCAAGAAGACAAGCTCTTGGAGTTTCCATCATTGTTCCTATTTTATATTCTACTTTCATTCCTTGCTCTTCAAAAACTTTATCTATTTCAGCTTTGATATTACCTTTGATAAATTTAAGTTCTCCAACACCTATGATAAGAGGAATCATGATTTCAGGTTTAACTTTTATTCCTTCTTTTTCACATTGAATAGCAGCTTCAATTATTGCTCTAGCCTGAGTATTGTAGATTTCAGGATAAGTAACAGCAAGTCTACATCCTCTATGTCCTAACATTGGGTTTTCATCTTTCATATTTCTTATTCTTCTCTCAATTTCTATTAGAGGAAGATTTAATATCTCAGCCATTTTTTCTTTATCTTTTGGTTCTTTTGGCAAGAACTCATGTAGAGGTGGATCAAGAAGTCTAACTATTACTATTTCATCTCCAACTATTTTGAAAATGTTATAGAAGTCTTCTCTCTGCATTTCCAGCATTTTTTTCAAAGCTTCTGCTCTTTCTTCAGGATTATCACTCATAATCATTCCTCTGATAGTCCAGATCTTATCTTTTTGGAAGAACATATGCTCAGTTCTGCAAAGTCCGATTCCCTCTGCTCCAAATCCTTTTCCTAAGAAGGCATCAGCAGGAGTATCAGCATTCATTCTTACACCCATTCTTTTTATTTCTTTACACCAAGAAACAAATTCTTTAAGATTATCATCAAATT encodes:
- a CDS encoding helix-turn-helix domain-containing protein, with amino-acid sequence MIKIGVISPENSLPFIKKGINKSDKYCVEYFIYEKLEETVDIYKKNFHKFDVFLTSGELGKTFLEGKLKKIIKPIYSLEIKREELYQILFKILKNKHDIDFSKVYIDFIDKSNKDFYFKNIFDGDEPFTTEFNIEDPILYERILHNHFILHKEKKIQLSITRLSNLTEKLEKEKIPFIFLFPSEDNIKDTIEHMISEIKIAGLDDKKIVVGKLKHFDTNKNYKSILEKYVKNSIIYELGNEIEIIMIKKDFTDFTENLSGKIFSTIGMITVGWGCGDSISEARLNAEKAYEKSEIYGEEISYFLEKGKFTALKRLRKKDVRDFGIYEKLRKLNISKALFETLLKIYEKNIWITAEELAEYIGLSRRTASRILTKLRENNLADMTLEEGSIGRPSKKYKLNF
- a CDS encoding sodium/glutamate symporter, with protein sequence MQQIFYVLCYLSFLLILGVFIKSKVKIFQNLFIPASVIGGFIGLIFGPEVLGRVFSFSLPAAWLKEMALLPGLLIVPVVAAVPLGLEFKGSNGKGVVRDVGIMGGILFIVTFLQEIVGYFVNFVCTRFFNIDLYGSFGVELNAGFSGGHGTAGMIGRTLQEMNMEYWALAQGIATTTATFGLIGGILFGIFLINRACRKGETSLLRKPSDIPMELKRGYYTDISKQASIGRETMLSSSIDVLAFHVAIIFSVCGVSYIILTLVKKYKIPVLSSFSVWAFAMVIMILVWKVIKKWGLEWCVDTKVKSKITSMLTEFAVVSAVATLPLRAVFSYFIPIMAMMILGFIATWWCIKYFSYKYYKGNYAFERAVAMLGTCLGVFLTGLLLLRICDPEFSTPVLGDYSLGFSLTALMGPILMVTCITLSLAYGPLIPVLLNLGLIIIFFGIIVGLDKKGKTA
- a CDS encoding amidohydrolase; this encodes MSKKTIEDVAKNIWEYAEIRFKEYKSAEELAQYAREAGFQVEMGVGGLETAFKATYGNGHPVIAILGEYDALQGLSQAEDSTHKEKGKQEMNGHGCGHHLLGAGALYGAEIVKNYLKENNLNGTIVFYGCPAEEGGSGKTWMMKNGAFEGVDLALTWHPFPYNGVFSLATLANYQVYFRFEGRGSHAAASPQLGRSALDAVELMNVGANYLREHVIQEARFHYAVTNTGGISPNVVQPDAEVLYLIRAPKLNQVEDIFQRICNIARGAALMTETKVKMVFDRGTNEYKGNKEIEKIMFKNLKKFENIEYTEEELAYAKKFKDTLSEKEITSEFGWIEKASGKEWKNIKDMMLNEYIFKGNIPYDENFNYLLSGSTDVGDVSKKMPTGQIFTACYALGTPSHSWQMVAQGKNSIAMKGMKYAGQVLGQTAIDIFENPDLYEKIKKEFDENYEEYVSPLKYDKVPIEL
- a CDS encoding Crp/Fnr family transcriptional regulator, with amino-acid sequence MINSENERFFSESFPFWKELSSSEKKLVKNNTELKLYKAGSTIHDSTECTGVLLIKTGELRVYILSPEGREVTLYRLGAGETCLLTASCILKNITFSVMVDAEVDSEVFLISSSAFKELKNNNIQVESFSNDIINCHFSETMWAMEQILFMSFDKRLALFLLEQSKEKGSEILNFTHEYIAKNLGSAREVVSRMLKYFQTEGIVSLSRGSIIIKDKSKLEKLK
- the trxA gene encoding thioredoxin; this encodes MAILHITKENFEKEVLKSEVPVLVDFWAAWCGPCKALGPILEEVESELAPGVKIAKINIDEQEELAAQFRVMSIPTLLLFKNGQPVEKSVGLVSKDKVIELGKK
- a CDS encoding D-2-hydroxyacid dehydrogenase; the encoded protein is MKIVILDGYTENPGDLSWDMFKELGDVTIYDRTPQEEVLKRIGDAEIVITNKVPFDRERMLQLPNLKHIAVTAAGYNIIDIEAAKELGIIVTNTPNYGSSGVAQMTFAHILEITNNVALHSESVKRGEWANNIEWCYWYKPIIGLNGKRIGIIGYGNIGKEVGNIAKAFGMDVAVYDKNTHPDVINLSLDEIFKTSDIITLHCPLLPETKNLICRENIEKMKDGVIIINTSRGPLVNGEDLAEAVKKGKVYAAGVDVLSNEPPALNDPMANCEGINVTPHIAWAAIESRQNIMDICFDNLKSYLEGNSKNVVNK
- a CDS encoding TetR/AcrR family transcriptional regulator produces the protein MPKKAIFTKEQIFKKAFEVFKQNGLEAITARNLAKSLNSSPAPIYSFYTSLDILKKDLINKAKDVFMEYVKKPNTEYIFLNIGIGVCMFAREEKQLFHTIFLKDSSYSGLVREFRDLIKVEMSKDSRFDKLDEEFKTKLFLDCWMYAHGFSTLIATNYFKDVSDDFIKERLVEGAATMLYKRLRDYSKKN
- a CDS encoding OmpP1/FadL family transporter, with protein sequence MRKKLVILALTAVLGTGAYAASIDHIQTYTPEYLGNQAQNGMINNVSVYYNPAGLMQLERGAYFHAGMQIAFGTEEMKYKGKTYEADLFQPIPNFALYSVRDERAIFWTFGAIGGGGDLEYKDGVAGIAVVPDIIGSTSPLNSLLPNTKDIGSSAEGTNMYVQNTLGRAWMINDKLSMSIAARAVLGMRNLKGDLNVSHGNTNFNNGLLHADIDSERTAWGFGGQIGFNYKASDRLNLALRYDTRIKMNFKASGTENKADLNFSTLNPSFPNLGNLGFSDFYPEYADGAKYRRDLPAILAAGASYKVTDRWTMALSGNYYFNKDAKMDKTKGSTVLATLGSKHFDPEYDNGWEIAVGTEYKLTDKWTWIGSVNYADTGAKKNSYDDIEYALNSIMVGTGLKYKPNDTMEWVATVSHFFYDGKTGNYVEKYPGKTQVVEQKYDKSISAVGLGFTKKF
- a CDS encoding fructose-1,6-bisphosphatase, translated to MSGLEKEIAEQEKKYLTLLSTKFKNIGETATEIINLQAIMNLPKGTEHFLTDIHGEYEAFNHVLKNGSGAVRQKIDEVFGDDLNIFEKKELATVIYYPKEKIEFLAKELKNMDKWYKTIIYRLIEVCSVVSSKYTSSKVRKAMPKDFSYIIQEIIYERKELKNKREYIANIIDTIISIGRAKDFVIAVSNLIQRLIIDRLHIVGDIYDRGPSPHLIMDTLIDYHNVDIQWGNHDILWMGAGLGSKACIANVIRICARYGNNDILEDGYGINLLPLAAFAMEKYANDPCEYFKIKTNKTTPLKAQIHKAITVIQMKIEGNVIERNPEFEMSHRNMFRKTDFQKGTVVIGGTEYELRDKNFPTVDINNPLKLTPEESEIMENLRLAFLRSEKLQRHIRFLFAKGSIYLRCNSNLLYHGCIPLTEDGKLETVNVRGQKVKGRKYLDLAEKICREAYFNRANSAKEKLNCDYVWYMWCGKNSPMFGKDSMKTFERYFIEDKATHTEKKNNYYTFYNEEATCNMLLEEFDLNPKISHIVNGHVPVKVKKGESPIKANGKLYIIDGGFSRAYQPETGIAGYTLIYNSYGLKLVSHAPFESTEKAIKEGKDIISSSRIVNTSQNRIRVKDTDIGKELQNQINDLKKLLNAYRKGIIKSNDE